Proteins from one Ornithobacterium rhinotracheale genomic window:
- a CDS encoding SdpI family protein, translated as MIKYLLIFDFALVGFPLLMYLFPPKELNAIYGYRTKRASRDQASWDFAQKYALKRFFIVSLIALISQIILLIAGFSNEDEPPIIFLIPLGLFTLGSFMVVYKTEMALIKLQKKLDQKEKI; from the coding sequence ATGATTAAATATCTTTTGATATTCGATTTTGCTTTAGTTGGTTTTCCATTATTAATGTATCTCTTTCCGCCAAAAGAACTAAATGCTATTTATGGATACCGAACCAAGCGCGCATCAAGAGACCAAGCGTCGTGGGATTTTGCTCAGAAATATGCTTTAAAAAGATTTTTCATCGTTTCGTTGATTGCTTTAATTTCTCAAATCATCTTATTAATTGCGGGATTTAGCAATGAAGATGAGCCGCCTATAATTTTCTTGATTCCTTTGGGCTTATTTACATTAGGTTCTTTTATGGTAGTTTATAAAACCGAAATGGCTTTAATTAAACTTCAAAAAAAATTAGACCAAAAAGAAAAAATATAA
- a CDS encoding pyruvate dehydrogenase complex E1 component subunit beta, protein MTEKTFREVIAEAMSEEMRRDESIYLMGEEVAEYNGAYKASKGMLAEFGPKRIIDTPIAESGFAGIGVGSAMNGNRPIIEFMTFNFSLVAIDQIINNAAKMRQMSGGQWNIPIVFRGPTASAGQLAATHSQAFESWYANCPGLKVVVPSNPYDAKGLLKSAIRDDDPVIFMESEQMYGDKMEIPDGEYLIPLGVADVKREGTDCTVVSFGKVIKEAIKAADELAKEGINIEVIDLRTIRPLDYDTVIKSVKKTNRLVVLEEAWPFGSVASEIAYMVQQKAFDYLDAPVKRITTPDVPSPFSSVLYEAWFPKAEEVVAAVKAVMYKK, encoded by the coding sequence ATGACAGAAAAAACTTTTAGAGAAGTAATTGCCGAGGCAATGAGCGAGGAGATGCGTCGCGATGAATCTATATATTTAATGGGGGAAGAGGTAGCAGAGTATAACGGAGCATATAAAGCTTCTAAAGGAATGCTAGCAGAATTTGGCCCAAAAAGAATTATAGACACCCCAATTGCGGAGTCTGGTTTTGCTGGAATCGGTGTAGGGTCTGCAATGAATGGAAACCGTCCAATCATTGAATTTATGACTTTTAACTTCTCTCTGGTTGCAATCGACCAAATTATAAACAACGCTGCTAAAATGCGCCAAATGAGTGGTGGGCAATGGAACATTCCTATCGTATTCCGTGGGCCAACTGCTTCAGCAGGGCAATTAGCGGCTACACACTCTCAAGCTTTTGAAAGCTGGTACGCAAACTGTCCAGGTTTGAAAGTAGTAGTTCCTTCAAACCCTTACGATGCAAAAGGATTGTTGAAATCAGCTATCCGTGATGATGATCCAGTGATCTTTATGGAATCTGAGCAAATGTATGGGGATAAAATGGAAATACCAGATGGAGAGTACTTAATTCCGCTTGGAGTGGCTGATGTCAAAAGAGAGGGCACAGATTGTACAGTAGTTTCTTTTGGTAAAGTAATCAAAGAAGCGATAAAAGCTGCTGATGAATTGGCTAAAGAAGGTATCAATATTGAAGTTATTGATTTAAGAACAATTCGTCCGCTAGATTATGATACTGTAATCAAATCAGTTAAGAAAACAAATCGTTTGGTAGTTTTAGAAGAAGCTTGGCCATTTGGTTCAGTGGCTTCTGAGATAGCATACATGGTTCAGCAAAAAGCATTTGATTACCTAGATGCTCCAGTGAAAAGAATCACAACTCCAGATGTGCCGTCTCCATTCTCATCTGTACTGTATGAGGCTTGGTTTCCGAAAGCAGAAGAAGTAGTGGCTGCTGTAAAGGCTGTGATGTATAAAAAATAA
- a CDS encoding acetyl-CoA hydrolase/transferase family protein, with protein MYKKTKFCSAQEAVKAINSENSVFIHTTPMSPNILVDAMVERASELRNVKIFQIITTDDGGYAKPELKDSFNIHSLFVGGNVRRAVNSPQGSYTPTFLSQMPRLFEERYIDLDVALIQVSPPDAHGYCSIGVSLDTSLAAMKSAKIVIAQMNPNVPRAFGDGYIHLSEIDYAVEHNSPIAEVVTPPPSEVDAAIGEYIAELIEDGSNLQVGIGALPNAVLGNLKNHKNLGIHTEIFSDGVLPLIKSGVINGKNKRIDTEKIVSTFLFGAKDLYDFVHDNPKVMLKPSSYTNNPCVISQNDKAIAINSALEIDLTGQICADTLGAYQFSGVGGQLDFTLGASMSKGGKPIFGISSKTHKGISKIVPSLKPNAGVTTTRAHVHWVVTEYGAVNLFGKSNKERAKLLISIAHPDFREELDRQAFELFRFE; from the coding sequence ATGTATAAAAAAACTAAATTTTGTTCAGCCCAAGAAGCCGTAAAAGCTATAAATAGCGAAAATTCCGTTTTTATCCACACCACACCTATGTCTCCCAATATTTTGGTCGATGCGATGGTGGAACGCGCAAGCGAGCTTAGAAATGTAAAAATATTTCAAATCATCACGACTGATGATGGTGGCTATGCCAAACCTGAATTAAAAGATAGTTTTAATATTCATAGTCTATTTGTAGGGGGCAATGTGCGCCGTGCTGTAAACTCGCCACAAGGTAGCTACACGCCTACTTTTTTGAGCCAAATGCCGCGCTTGTTTGAAGAGCGATACATTGATCTAGATGTGGCTTTAATACAAGTTTCGCCACCCGACGCGCACGGATATTGCTCTATCGGGGTTAGTTTAGACACCTCTCTTGCTGCGATGAAATCGGCTAAAATCGTAATTGCTCAAATGAATCCTAATGTGCCGCGCGCTTTTGGAGATGGCTACATTCACCTGAGCGAGATTGATTATGCTGTGGAGCACAACTCTCCTATTGCCGAAGTGGTAACGCCTCCGCCATCAGAGGTAGATGCTGCCATAGGCGAATATATCGCAGAATTGATCGAAGATGGCTCAAATCTCCAAGTGGGAATTGGTGCTTTGCCTAATGCTGTTTTGGGCAATTTGAAAAATCATAAAAATTTAGGAATCCACACCGAAATTTTCTCAGATGGCGTGTTGCCTTTGATTAAATCTGGGGTGATTAATGGTAAAAATAAAAGAATTGATACCGAAAAAATCGTTTCCACCTTTTTATTTGGAGCAAAGGATTTGTATGATTTTGTACACGACAATCCTAAAGTGATGCTAAAGCCTTCGTCATATACCAACAATCCGTGTGTGATTTCCCAGAACGACAAAGCTATCGCCATCAATAGTGCTTTGGAAATTGATTTAACGGGACAAATCTGCGCCGATACTTTGGGAGCTTATCAATTCTCGGGCGTGGGCGGACAGCTTGATTTTACGCTTGGGGCCTCTATGTCCAAAGGCGGAAAACCGATTTTTGGGATAAGTTCTAAAACGCACAAAGGCATCAGCAAAATTGTACCGAGCTTAAAACCCAACGCAGGAGTCACCACCACGCGTGCGCATGTACATTGGGTTGTTACTGAATACGGCGCTGTGAATTTGTTTGGAAAAAGCAACAAAGAACGAGCTAAACTCTTGATTTCGATTGCTCACCCAGATTTTAGAGAGGAACTAGACCGACAAGCTTTTGAGCTTTTTAGATTTGAGTAA